The proteins below are encoded in one region of Nonlabens agnitus:
- a CDS encoding DUF7507 domain-containing protein: MSYSFEVTNSGATTLTNVTVTDPLLVAPSGSLTGGPIATLAPGAIDTTTFSGSYTIQQSDIDAQSVSNQATATGTTPDGDDVSDLSDDNSNLEDDPTDTNLPEDSEISIIKTSVFNDENGDGFAQLGETISYSFEVTNSGATTLTNVTVTDPLLVAPSGSLTGGPIASLAPGAVDTATFSGSYTIQQSDIDAQSVSNQATATERHLTEMMSATYRMTTATWRMIQRIRTF; this comes from the coding sequence ATCAGCTACAGCTTCGAGGTAACGAACAGTGGAGCTACGACCCTAACGAATGTAACGGTAACGGATCCACTATTGGTGGCGCCAAGCGGCAGCCTTACCGGCGGCCCGATCGCTACACTGGCACCAGGAGCGATAGACACGACGACCTTTAGCGGAAGCTACACGATCCAGCAGTCGGACATCGATGCTCAGAGCGTATCGAATCAGGCTACGGCTACGGGAACGACACCTGACGGAGATGATGTGAGCGACCTATCGGATGACAACAGCAACCTGGAGGATGATCCAACGGATACGAATCTTCCTGAGGACAGCGAGATATCGATCATCAAGACCTCTGTGTTCAACGATGAGAACGGTGACGGCTTTGCTCAGTTGGGCGAGACGATCAGCTACAGCTTTGAGGTAACGAACAGTGGAGCTACGACCCTAACGAATGTGACGGTAACGGATCCACTATTGGTGGCGCCAAGCGGCAGCCTTACCGGCGGTCCTATCGCGAGCCTTGCACCAGGAGCGGTAGACACGGCGACCTTTAGTGGAAGCTACACGATCCAGCAGTCGGACATCGATGCTCAGAGCGTATCGAACCAGGCTACGGCTACGGAACGACACCTGACGGAGATGATGTCAGCGACCTATCGGATGACAACAGCAACCTGGAGAATGATCCAACGGATACGGACCTTCTAA